A region from the Aegilops tauschii subsp. strangulata cultivar AL8/78 chromosome 5, Aet v6.0, whole genome shotgun sequence genome encodes:
- the LOC109745747 gene encoding uncharacterized protein, with protein sequence MIGVGKAKQYANVLDKPLGRGRQEVSLSAFAFLFSELVQYNQTQVDNIAELERRLEDAGYAVGARVLELLCHREKGNRRETRLLGILSFIHSTVWKVLFGKVADSLEKGTEHEDEYMISEKELLVNRFISVPKDMGAFNCGAFVAGIVRGVLDNAGFPAVVTAHFVPIEGQQRPRTTILIKFAGEVIQREARLG encoded by the exons ATGATCGGCGTGGGGAAGGCGAAACAGTACGCAAACGTGCTCGACAAGCCTCTCGGTCGTGGCAGACAGGAG GTCAGTTTGAGTGCGTTTGCATTCTTGTTCTCGGAGTTAGTTCAATACAACCAGACACAAGTTGACAACATTGCTGAGCTGGAGCGGAG GCTGGAGGATGCTGGTTATGCTGTTGGTGCAAGAGTTCTTGAACTGCTCTGTCACAGGGAGAAG GGGAATAGACGAGAGACTCGACTGCTGGGCATTTTATCATTCATTCACAGCACAGTATGGAAAGTACTGTTTGGAAAG GTGGCTGACTCGCTTGAGAAAGGAACAGAACATGAGGATGAATACATGATTAGTGAGAAGGAGCTTCTTGTTAACCg GTTCATTTCCGTGCCGAAAGACATGGGGGCATTCAACTGTGGAGCTTTTGTTGCAGGGATTGTAAGG GGCGTACTGGATAATGCTGGCTTTCCCGCGGTGGTGACAGCACATTTTGTGCCAATTGAAGGCCAGCAGAGGCCCAGGACAACAATCTTGATTAAATTTGCTGGAGAG GTTATACAACGGGAAGCAAGGCTCGGCTGA